The nucleotide window ATAATTGGCATTATCCCGATTATTCAAGTATCTTTGAAAACTAAGTATTACCGATGATTATATACAACGTTACCTCCCTTGTTGATGAGGAAATTTTACCTCAATGGCTCGAGTATATAAAAAAGCATATGAAGGATATGCTTGACACCGGGAAATTTCAGTCTGCTACCCTTTCTAGAATTATTACGGATCAAGAGGAAGGACATTCCTATTCCGTACAATACAAATGTGAAACCCGGGAACTTTTAAATGAATACTACGAATTGGATGCCAAGGCGTTAAGGGAAGATATTATCGAAAAATTTGGTGGTCAAGTAATTTCATTTAGAACTGAATTGGAGGTTCTGCATGAACAATAACTCCAAAAACGAATACAATTCTGTTCGAGCCAAAAAGCATCTAGGTCAGCATTTCCTGAATGATCCATCTGTTGCGGAAAAAATTGCTGAAACCCTTTCATATATAGGTTACAAAAAGGTATTGGAAATTGGGCCAGGAATGGGTGTTTTGACACAATTTCTTCTTGAAAGTGAATCCACTGAAACCTGGGTTGTGGAAATAGACCAAGAGTCTGTGCATTACCTGAGGATGCATTTTCCCAAATTGCACCACACCATAATTGAAGGAGATTTTTTGAAATTGAGACTTGAGAATTTTTTCAAAAATGAACAATTTGCTATAATTGGTAACTTTCCCTACAATATTTCTTCACAGATTGTTTTTAAGGCATTAGAATATAAAGAATGGATTCCCGAGTTTTCTGGAATGTTTCAAAAAGAAGTGGCTGAACGTATTTGCTCTAAGGAAGGAAGCAAGGTGTATGGCATTTTATCCGTTTTAACCCAAGCATTTTATGATGCGGAATATTTATTTACAGTTCCTCCAAACAAATTCTCACCTCCTCCCAAAGTCGATTCGGGTGTTTTGAAATTAACTAGAAAAGAAAATCTAGAATTGGGGTGTGATGAAAGTTTATTTCAGCGGGTAGTGAAGACTGCGTTTCAACAAAGACGCAAAACCCTACGCAATAGTTTAAAAACCTTCGATCTATCCGAAAATTTAAAAGCAAATGTTATCTTTGGCAAACGTCCGGAGCAATTGTCCGTTAGCGGTTTTGTTGAGCTCACGGAAATGATCAGCCGCGATTAATCCTTAAAATTCTATTTCAAATTGTCTGAAGATAAAAACCATATCCAATTTGAATTAACCGATGAACTTCTAGCAAAGGTCGAATCTCTTGTTTCCTACAAAAAGAACAAGGAATTAAAGGCCTATATGGATGAGTTTCACTATGCGGATATAGCTGAAATTCTCGACGAACTAGAATTAGAAGATTCGGTTTACATCATTAAGTTGCTCGATTCTGAAACGACTTCGGATGTCTTAATGGAAATGGATGAGGACAACCGGGAAAAGGTCCTTCAAAATTTATCTGCCAAGGAAATTGCGGAGGAAATCCAAGAATTAGATACTGATGACGCGGCCGACATCATTGCCGAACTTCCTGAGGAGCGAAGACATGCTGTAATTTCTAGCATAGAAGACGAGGAGCATAAAGCGGTTATAAAAGAACTATTAGCGTATGAAGATGACACGGCTGGTAGTTTAATGGCAAAAGAACTTGTTAAAGTCTATGAAACCTGGACAGTGGCTGGTTGTTTGCGACGAATAAGAGCACAAGCAAAAGACGTTACTAGGGTTCATTCAATTTATGTAGTAACAAAACAAGAAAAATTAATAGGTCGACTGTCCTTAAAGGATTTAATTGTTGCCAAAAGCGACCAAAAAATATCTGATATTTTCATATCGTCAGTTGATTATGTTTTTGTGGAGGATGACGTGGAAGAAGTGGCAAGAATTATGGCCAAGTACGATTTGGAAGCTATTCCAGTTGTAGATGAGGAAAAAACATTGCTTGGTAGAATCACCATCGATGACATCGTGGATGTTTTAAAAGAAGAGGCCGATAAAGATTACCAATTAGCGGCGGGTATTACTAATGATGTTGAGGCTGACGACAGTATTTTTGAATTGACAAGAGCCCGGTTACCTTGGTTATTAATTGGGATGTTTGGCGGTCTTGGTGCTGCAACCATCATAACTGGCTTCCAGAATGTAATGCAAGATTATGTGATTTTACTTTCTTTTGTCCCATTAATACAAGCAACTGCCGGTAATGTTGGTGTTCAATCTAGTGCTATAGTGGTTCAAGGATTGGCTAATGATACGATTAAGGGGGAGGTAATTACACGCTTAATGAAAGAATTTTTACTGGGACTGGTAAATGGATTGGCTATAGCTTTGGTTGTTCTTCCCGTAAGCCATTTCTTGTTTAAAACACCTTATTTAGTCTCTGCTACAATTTGTATAGCCTTAATTACCGTAATTGTTATCGCAGCCCTGATTGGTACGTTTATACCAATATTTCTAGATAAGCGCGGGGTAGATCCCGCGGTTGCAACTGGTCCATTTATCACTACAAGCAACGATATTTTCGGCATACTTATATATTTTGTTATCGCTAAAGCAATCCTTGGATTTTAAATGAAAATTCTTCATCTCGACAGCAACCATCCACTGTTGATTAAACAACTTACAGATTTAGGGTTTCAAAATATTGAAGATTATACTTCATCGAAGAAAGAGGTTGAGGAATTTATTTCAGAATATGATGGAATAATTATTCGTAGCCGTTTTAAAATTGACAAATCATTTTTAGATGCAGCGAAAAATCTAAAATTTATTGGTCGTGTCGGTGCAGGGTTAGAAAATATAGATTGTGGTTATGCCGAGAAAAAAGGAGTACAATTAATTGCCGCACCTGAAGGCAATCGAAATGCTGTGGCTGAACATGCCTTAGGGATGTTGTTATCCCTCATGAATAAACTAAGAATAGCTGATCAACAGGTCCGAAATGGGCTTTGGTTGCGTGAGGCGAATAGAGGGGTGGAACTAGATGGCAGAACAGTTGGTATTATTGGTTATGGCAATATGGGTAAGGCGTTTGCAAAAAAACTACGGGGCTTTAGTGTTAAAGTAATTTGTTACGACATAAAAGAGGATGTGGGAGATGAAAACTGCCAACAAGTTTCCTTAAATGAGTTACAACAACATGCTCAAGTGTTAAGTTTACATGTTCCCGAAACTCCTTTAACTGTTGGCATGGTTAATTCACAATTTATCAACGCCTTTAAACATCCGTTTTATTTGATAAATACGGCAAGAGGAAAATGCATAAAGTCTAAAGATTTGGTCGAGGCATTACAAAATGGTAAAATTTTGGGAGCAGGTTTAGATGTTCTCGAATTTGAAAAATCTTCATTCGAATCCTTATTTACCGACCAACACCTACCTGAAGAGTTTAATGCCCTTTTAAATTCTGACAAGGTTATTTTTAGCCCCCATGTAGCAGGGTGGACTATAGAAAGCCACCAAAAATTAGCGCAAACAATTGTAGATAAAATTAGAATTCAATTCTGCTAATTCCACTTATCTTTACACCTCACAATCTAAATTTTAAGGTTTCATCCTATTCTGAAAAATGGTACTTTAGTAGGTAGCTCCGTTCCTCATTTTCAGAATAAAGCTAAAAATTGAAAGTAACCCGGATGAATTATAACGCCACCACACCTGAAGAGTACATTAAATTAATTCCAGAAGACCGCAAACCTATTTTCAAAAAACTTAGGGCTGTAATTAATGAACATATACCCGAGGGTTTTGAGGAAGGTATCCAATATAAAATGATTGGTTGGTATGTACCTCACTCCGTTTACCCATCTGGATATCATTGTGATCCTAAAACGCCACTGCCATTTATGAATTTGGCTTCACAAAAAAATTTTATCGCCCTTTATCACAGCGGTATTTATGCCGACAAAAAGCTAAACGATTGGTTTATTAATGAATTCCCCAAACATGCAAAACGAAAATTGGACATGGGGAAAAGTTGTATCCGTTTCAAATATTTAGATGACATTCCTTATGATCTAATTGGTCAATTGGCAGCCAAAATGTCTTCAGAAGAATGGATTTCAATATATGAAGCAAGCACAAAAAACAAATAAAATGAAAAAACGAGTTACTGGCATAGGAGGCATATTTTTTAAATCATCAAATCCAAATGCGTCTAAAGAGTGGTATAAAAAACATTTAGGCCTAAACACAGACCAGTATGGATGCACTTTTTGGTGGATGGATTCAGAGGGAAATGAGTGCTCTACCCAATGGAGTCCTTTTCCAAAAGACACCAAATATTATAATCCATCAAAAAAAGAGTTTATGGTAAATTATAGGGTTGAAAATCTTGAATGGTTATTGAGTCAATTAAAAGCTGAAGGAGTAACAATTGTGGGAGACATGGAAACGTATGATTATGGAAAATTTGCTTGGATTATGGATAATGACGAAAATAAAATTGAATTATGGGAACCAATTGATAAAGCATTTAAATAAATTTTAATATTGACAATAATGGATGACAACAAGAATCTTAAGGACGAATTAGATGACTTACTTAACGATGCTAAGGAAGGCGCTAAGAAACTTGAAGATGAGGCTAAACAATCTGCTAAAGAGTTTACGGATAGTGCTAAGGAGACATTTGGAACCACAACAGAAAATAAAAAGATATTGGCTGGGGTTTTGGCTATCCTATTAGGAGGATTGGGGATCCATAAATTTATACTTGGCTATACCAAGGAGGGCATTATTATGCTGATATGCACGCTAGTATTAAGTCTCATTACTTGCGGCGTAGCTAGTGGACTTGTTTGGATAATTAGTATAACAGAGGGTATCATCTATCTTACCAAAACAGATACCGAATTCTACAATACTTATCAATTAGGGTATAAGCCATGGTTTTAATTTGAAAAATATTTGGACAAAAGGTTTATAATTCATTTTATTATCGTAATATTGCAATATTAAAATATTAAAATATTAATTAATGGGAGCTTCTAAAACAGATCTTTATCCAAAAGACATTACAGAACTGGCTGAAATTGCCAAGATATTAGCACATCCTGCGAGAATTTCAATTCTCAACTATATTAGTCAACAGAAAGCATGTATCTGCAATGACATTGCGGAAGAAATTGGTTTGGCCCAACCAACCATTTCCCAACATCTTAAAGTTATTAATGATGCAGGATTGTTAGATGGAACCTATAAAGGCAAAAGTGTTTGCTATTGTTTGAACCCAGAAAAAATGAACTGGTTTAAAAAAACACTTACAGAATTCTTAGAAGCCACTACTCAAACTTGTTGTTAAAACCTAATCATATGAATACAACTGAATTCCTAGACTTGATTAATGCAAATCCGAATAAAGCCTTAATCTTTCAATTTCCAAACGGTGAAACCATTGGACATAACTACCATATAACTGAAGTAAAACATGCAACCATTAATTCGGTAGATTGTGGCGGAAGGGAGGATTCCTGGCATGAAACCATTATTCAGTTGATGGAAGGATCTCCTGAAATTGGAAAAAAAGAATATTTATCCACATTTAAGGCAAAGGGAATTTTCAAAAAAGTCGATCGCAGTTTCAAGTTTGTTGAAAACTCAATTTTAAAATTTGAATACGGCAACGACCATTTTCATACAGCTCAGTTATTTGTTAACCATTACGAAACATCGGACAAGCAACTTTTAGTTATTTTAGGTGTAGTTCCTACTCAATGTAAAGCCAAGGATGCATGCGGAATTCCGGCCAAACCTGAATTGGAGCTCACGGAAGAAAATTGCTGTTCACCTGCTAGTGGTTGTTGTTAAATGATAAAATCTGTTTTTATTCGTCCGATTTTCAAGGAAGATTGGAAAGAAATTGCGAGTATTTACAAACAAGGAATGGAAACAGGTATTGCCACTTTTGAAACTGAATTACCTTCATGGAAAAAGTGGAAAAAAAGCCACCTTATCGATATCTCTATTGCGGCTCAATTCAATAATAAGGTAATAGGATTTGCTACACTTTCTCCTACCTCAAAACGTAAGGCTTACAAAGGGGTGGCAGAAGTTTCTATATATGTAGGTTCTGAATATAGCAATAGGGGTGTCGGCAAAAAACTTATGGAAGAATTAATTTCAATAAGTGAAATGCACGGATTTTGGACTCTTCAATCAGCTATTTTCCTTGAGAATAAAGCAAGCATTTATCTTCATGAAAAATTTGGGTTTAGGAAAATTGGGTTTAGGGAAAAAATCGGTCAGCGCAACGGCCGTTGGTTCGATAATATTCTAATGGAAAGGCGATCTAAAAATGTTAATTGGGAATAACAGGATTTAATTCTTCATCTCTTTTTTAGAAAACTTCCTTTCTAATTCAGCCTGAAATTCTTCCATTACGGGTTTAACAGTACTTTCTGGCAAGTCAGCAATTCTTATATACATTAAGCCGTCAACCGAATTGTTGAATAATGGATCTACATTAAAGGCGACCACTTTTGCATTTTGCTTAATATATTTTTTAATTAATACGGGCAGCCTTAAAGTTCCAGGTTCAAGTTCATCAATAACCTTATCAAATTTATTTAAATCGGATTCTGTTCCGTCGAATACAAAATCCTTATCGGCATCTTTCAATTTTACCTTGAATTCCTTTTTTGGTCTTACATATTGGGCCACATAAGGATCGTAGTAATGGGATTTCATAAATTCAATCATCAAAGATTTGGAGAAATTGGTGAATTTATTACTAATACTCACCCCTCCAATAAGGTATTTATGCTCAGGATATCTTAGGGTTGTGTGCACAATTCCCTTCCATAGCAAAAACAAAGGCATCGGTTTTTGTTGATATTCACTAATGATAAAAGCCCTTCCCATTTCAATGGACTCGCTCATCATTTTATATAATTCCGGCTCAAACCGAAATAAATCTTGAAGGTAAAAACCATCAATACCAAATCGGGCAAATATCTTGGACCCCAAGCCCATCCGATAAGCACCAACAAGCATTTCCATATCATTATCCCATAAAAACATATGGTGATAGTATGCATCAAAACGGTCTAAGTCAATTGATTCATTGGTTCCCTCTCCTATTTCACGAAAAGTAATTTCACGCAAGCGACCTATTTCTCGTAGTATATAAGGAATATCCTCTGGCTTGGTAAGAAACACTTCATAATTCT belongs to Aegicerativicinus sediminis and includes:
- the rsmA gene encoding 16S rRNA (adenine(1518)-N(6)/adenine(1519)-N(6))-dimethyltransferase RsmA, whose translation is MNNNSKNEYNSVRAKKHLGQHFLNDPSVAEKIAETLSYIGYKKVLEIGPGMGVLTQFLLESESTETWVVEIDQESVHYLRMHFPKLHHTIIEGDFLKLRLENFFKNEQFAIIGNFPYNISSQIVFKALEYKEWIPEFSGMFQKEVAERICSKEGSKVYGILSVLTQAFYDAEYLFTVPPNKFSPPPKVDSGVLKLTRKENLELGCDESLFQRVVKTAFQQRRKTLRNSLKTFDLSENLKANVIFGKRPEQLSVSGFVELTEMISRD
- a CDS encoding ArsR/SmtB family transcription factor, translated to MGASKTDLYPKDITELAEIAKILAHPARISILNYISQQKACICNDIAEEIGLAQPTISQHLKVINDAGLLDGTYKGKSVCYCLNPEKMNWFKKTLTEFLEATTQTCC
- a CDS encoding GNAT family N-acetyltransferase, which gives rise to MIKSVFIRPIFKEDWKEIASIYKQGMETGIATFETELPSWKKWKKSHLIDISIAAQFNNKVIGFATLSPTSKRKAYKGVAEVSIYVGSEYSNRGVGKKLMEELISISEMHGFWTLQSAIFLENKASIYLHEKFGFRKIGFREKIGQRNGRWFDNILMERRSKNVNWE
- a CDS encoding DUF1801 domain-containing protein, with product MNYNATTPEEYIKLIPEDRKPIFKKLRAVINEHIPEGFEEGIQYKMIGWYVPHSVYPSGYHCDPKTPLPFMNLASQKNFIALYHSGIYADKKLNDWFINEFPKHAKRKLDMGKSCIRFKYLDDIPYDLIGQLAAKMSSEEWISIYEASTKNK
- a CDS encoding VOC family protein — protein: MKKRVTGIGGIFFKSSNPNASKEWYKKHLGLNTDQYGCTFWWMDSEGNECSTQWSPFPKDTKYYNPSKKEFMVNYRVENLEWLLSQLKAEGVTIVGDMETYDYGKFAWIMDNDENKIELWEPIDKAFK
- a CDS encoding TM2 domain-containing protein translates to MDDNKNLKDELDDLLNDAKEGAKKLEDEAKQSAKEFTDSAKETFGTTTENKKILAGVLAILLGGLGIHKFILGYTKEGIIMLICTLVLSLITCGVASGLVWIISITEGIIYLTKTDTEFYNTYQLGYKPWF
- a CDS encoding 2-hydroxyacid dehydrogenase, whose translation is MKILHLDSNHPLLIKQLTDLGFQNIEDYTSSKKEVEEFISEYDGIIIRSRFKIDKSFLDAAKNLKFIGRVGAGLENIDCGYAEKKGVQLIAAPEGNRNAVAEHALGMLLSLMNKLRIADQQVRNGLWLREANRGVELDGRTVGIIGYGNMGKAFAKKLRGFSVKVICYDIKEDVGDENCQQVSLNELQQHAQVLSLHVPETPLTVGMVNSQFINAFKHPFYLINTARGKCIKSKDLVEALQNGKILGAGLDVLEFEKSSFESLFTDQHLPEEFNALLNSDKVIFSPHVAGWTIESHQKLAQTIVDKIRIQFC
- the mgtE gene encoding magnesium transporter; translation: MSEDKNHIQFELTDELLAKVESLVSYKKNKELKAYMDEFHYADIAEILDELELEDSVYIIKLLDSETTSDVLMEMDEDNREKVLQNLSAKEIAEEIQELDTDDAADIIAELPEERRHAVISSIEDEEHKAVIKELLAYEDDTAGSLMAKELVKVYETWTVAGCLRRIRAQAKDVTRVHSIYVVTKQEKLIGRLSLKDLIVAKSDQKISDIFISSVDYVFVEDDVEEVARIMAKYDLEAIPVVDEEKTLLGRITIDDIVDVLKEEADKDYQLAAGITNDVEADDSIFELTRARLPWLLIGMFGGLGAATIITGFQNVMQDYVILLSFVPLIQATAGNVGVQSSAIVVQGLANDTIKGEVITRLMKEFLLGLVNGLAIALVVLPVSHFLFKTPYLVSATICIALITVIVIAALIGTFIPIFLDKRGVDPAVATGPFITTSNDIFGILIYFVIAKAILGF
- a CDS encoding DUF6428 family protein, translated to MNTTEFLDLINANPNKALIFQFPNGETIGHNYHITEVKHATINSVDCGGREDSWHETIIQLMEGSPEIGKKEYLSTFKAKGIFKKVDRSFKFVENSILKFEYGNDHFHTAQLFVNHYETSDKQLLVILGVVPTQCKAKDACGIPAKPELELTEENCCSPASGCC
- a CDS encoding DUF4286 family protein; protein product: MIIYNVTSLVDEEILPQWLEYIKKHMKDMLDTGKFQSATLSRIITDQEEGHSYSVQYKCETRELLNEYYELDAKALREDIIEKFGGQVISFRTELEVLHEQ